The following coding sequences are from one Carcharodon carcharias isolate sCarCar2 chromosome 11, sCarCar2.pri, whole genome shotgun sequence window:
- the si:ch211-218d20.15 gene encoding uncharacterized protein si:ch211-218d20.15 produces MAAVGRTEPLREPCTYQRRFRVDVNVKKPLRPIQLSSEQVAVEIWSLCFQLDLLIRAEVHQLQEQLREDKSPVESESFHIRGVDYVERIKQYLEHLPDPVPQLEDYLDSQGLSTLFPRVEIFVIHGRPVDMLEQPPLDDYFSHIGKLNQLLVLSQQLEDDVQHLGSHKYIAHQLSVLYKVINYFSGSVRLDILKKDIEANFKALKSGLAVGEGLEKEPVLPYHYVNWILCLTRSITTIVSTFPEELTEEMSLAMTFAMNLR; encoded by the exons TGGATGTTAACGTTAAGAAACCCCTTCGACCCATCCAATTGAGCAGTGAGCAAGTGGCTGTGGAAATCTGGTCTCTCTGTTTTCAGCTTGATCTCCTTATCCGGGCTGAGGTGCATCAA TTACAGGAACAGCTTAGGGAAGACAAAAGTCCCGTAGAGTCAGAGTCTTTTCACATAAGAG GTGTAGATTATGTTGAAAGAATTAAACAATATCTGGAACATCTGCCAGACCCTGTTCCACAGTTAGAG GACTATCTGGATTCTCAAGGATTGTCGACATTGTTTCCCCGTGTTGAAATATTTGTAATACATGGTAGACCTGTTGACATGCTGGAACAACCTCCCTTGGATG ATTATTTTTCCCACATTGGGAAACTAAATCAGCTCCTGGTTTTAAGCCAGCAGTTGGAAGATGATGTGCAGCACCTGGGAAGCCACAAGTACATAGCACATCAGCTTTCAGTCTTATAT AAAGTTATAAATTATTTCAGTGGGTCTGTTCGTTTGGACATCTTAAAAAAAGACATTGAAGCTAATTTCAAAGCTTTAAAATCTGGACTGGCAGTTGGTGAGGGGTTGGAGAAGGAGCCTGTGCTACCGTACCATTACGTAAACTG GATACTCTGCCTTACTCGCAGTATCACTACAATTGTGTCCACCTTTCCTGAAGAACTTACAGAAGAAATGTCTTTGGCCATGACTTTTGCTATGAATTTGAGATAA